In the genome of bacterium, the window GAGCTCGGGCGTGTTGGTCACGATCAGGATCTCGGGACAGGCCTCGCGAAGCCGTGCGATCACCGCTTCGATCAGGGTGGTGCCGCCAATCGGCAGCAAGGCCTTCGGCCGCCCCATCCGCCGGCTCTCGCCGCCCGCAAGAATCACGCCTCCCAGCGTCACGCCCACGATCTTCCGCTCGTCGCCGGGGAGTCCTGCCGGTGTGTATCGTGATCCTAATACCCATGACATGAAAACCGCGACGACCGCGTTGGACAGCCTCGCCGTCCGGCGGCCTCGACCGACGCCTGAGGATCCTCAGCACCTACTTCGAGGAGCGGGTGGAGAATTATCTGGGTTTGGTGCACTTCGCATGCGCCCTCATCGTCTACCGACTGATGGTCTTAGGATAGGTTCTAAGACCACGTGGGTCGCTTTTGGCGTGCACACGTGCTCGGCGCATTGGTAACCGAGCTTGAGCATGTCGATGTTCGCGAACAACTGCTCGCCCGACCCGAGAAGTATCGGCGAAATGGCGAGATGGAGATGGTCAATCAGTCCAGCGCGCAGAAACTGTTGGATCGTGGCAACGCCTCCTCCAATGCGAATGTCTTTTTCGTTTGCTGCTGCGGAAGCCCGCTCTACGGCAGCATGAATACCGTCGGTGACGAAATGGAACGTAGTCCCGCCCGCCATCGAAATGGGGGCTCGCGAGTAGTGGGTCAGCACAAATACTGGAACGTGGTACGGTGGGTTTTCACCCCACCACCCTTTCCAGTTCTCGTCAGGCCAGGGCCCCCGGACAGGCCCAAACATGTTGCGTCCGATGATCCATGCTCCGATGTTTTCGAAACCACGCGCGGCAAAATCATCGTCAATTCCTGTCGTTCCGCCGTCTCTTCCATGCATGCGTTGAAAGGCGCGAGTCGAAAACACCCAATCGTGCAACGCCAAGCCGCCAATGCCGAGTGGATTCTCAAGGCTTTGACTTGGCCCAGCACTGTACCCGTCGACCGAAATCCCAAACGCGTGGACTCTCATCTTAGGCATGAGCCAATGCCTCCTCCTGACGCGGCTTCGAAGCCGCCGCTCCCGAACGGTTCTGCGGTATTAACCCGCGCGCCGGCCACCCGTCGGATCCGGCTCACTACATGGTCGAGCGGGCGCACTCGGAATCGACATAGCCCGCAGGCCAATTACGGCCTCCCCAAAGGGTTTTGGGATAGGCTCTAAGGAATAAGGGGACTCAGGAGAGTTATGGGTGGATCAGATTCACCTGTTCAT includes:
- a CDS encoding dihydrofolate reductase family protein — protein: MPKMRVHAFGISVDGYSAGPSQSLENPLGIGGLALHDWVFSTRAFQRMHGRDGGTTGIDDDFAARGFENIGAWIIGRNMFGPVRGPWPDENWKGWWGENPPYHVPVFVLTHYSRAPISMAGGTTFHFVTDGIHAAVERASAAANEKDIRIGGGVATIQQFLRAGLIDHLHLAISPILLGSGEQLFANIDMLKLGYQCAEHVCTPKATHVVLEPILRPSVGRR